DNA from Candidatus Dormiibacterota bacterium:
CGGCCTCTTCGACCTTGCCTTTCGCCTTCTGGCCCTTGCCTTCCCACTCCATCTTCTTGTCGCCGCTCAGCTTGCCGCCGGCATCCTTGACTTCGCCTTCGACCTTGTCACGGAACTCGCCCATGCTGCACCTCCGGTTTTTCAGCGCGATACGGCGCCTGTTAGCAAACATTATAAGGGGACACTACGT
Protein-coding regions in this window:
- a CDS encoding CsbD family protein; translated protein: MGEFRDKVEGEVKDAGGKLSGDKKMEWEGKGQKAKGKVEEAGRNMTQGDPTTDEPVDKGL